In a genomic window of Spiroplasma melliferum:
- a CDS encoding aspartyl/glutamyl-tRNA amidotransferase subunit A, whose amino-acid sequence MTYYSIKELHHLLVSKKITPSQIVKDAFTNLAKYQVLNATVTELEAEATALAAKLDHLVVPKNNYLFALPYFAKDNFATKGIKTTASSKILENFIPNYESTVTNILKENNSILLGKTALDELGMGGHGLYALTGDVLNPWDLTRITGGSSSGSVALVAAGVVPFALGTDTGDSVRKPAGYCGVVGFKPTYGLISRYGVFPYAPSLDTVGYFTRTVEDSAIVFDYLAQEDRKDATSLKSKDQDYFKNLSLEKVKKQKFAYLKNAHSILPEEIRTHFDHLYEQLTARGISVTAIDFPEDLLKALMPVYMVISFAEAVSSHSMLDGINYGTRVNGDTYQEVMMNSRTNGFGHVVKRRYVIGSYTLTKNNQTLLFLKAKRVRRLIVNALNNVFTKYDILLLPAASTVAPKITTIKGQILTEAELENYVDDLLVLGNLMGNPSLTVPLAFVDKMPIGINVNAAPFADQKVFNASLLIEEIAGIKNKVAPEGGNNHG is encoded by the coding sequence ATGACATATTATTCAATCAAAGAATTGCATCATCTTTTAGTTAGTAAAAAAATTACTCCATCGCAAATAGTCAAAGATGCTTTTACTAATTTAGCTAAATATCAGGTTTTAAATGCAACTGTAACAGAATTAGAAGCAGAAGCCACAGCTTTGGCAGCAAAGTTAGACCACCTTGTTGTTCCTAAAAATAATTATTTATTTGCATTACCATATTTTGCAAAAGATAATTTTGCAACAAAGGGAATTAAAACAACGGCGAGTTCAAAAATTTTAGAAAACTTTATTCCAAATTATGAATCAACGGTAACTAATATTTTAAAAGAAAACAATAGTATTTTATTAGGAAAAACAGCTTTAGATGAATTAGGAATGGGAGGGCATGGTTTATATGCCTTAACAGGAGATGTTTTAAATCCTTGGGATTTAACCCGGATTACTGGTGGTTCATCATCTGGTTCAGTAGCTTTGGTTGCAGCGGGAGTTGTTCCATTTGCGTTAGGAACAGATACAGGTGATTCAGTCCGAAAACCAGCTGGTTACTGTGGTGTTGTTGGTTTTAAACCAACTTATGGTTTAATTTCACGATATGGTGTTTTCCCTTATGCACCATCATTAGATACTGTTGGATATTTTACCCGAACTGTTGAAGACAGTGCAATTGTTTTTGATTATTTAGCACAAGAAGATCGTAAGGATGCAACCTCATTAAAAAGCAAAGATCAAGATTATTTTAAAAATTTATCATTAGAAAAAGTCAAAAAACAAAAATTTGCTTATTTAAAAAATGCGCATTCAATTCTTCCAGAAGAGATTAGAACTCATTTTGATCATTTATATGAACAATTAACAGCACGCGGCATTAGTGTTACAGCAATTGATTTTCCAGAAGATTTATTAAAAGCATTAATGCCAGTTTATATGGTGATTTCTTTTGCTGAAGCAGTAAGTAGTCATTCAATGTTGGATGGAATTAATTATGGGACAAGAGTTAATGGGGATACTTATCAAGAAGTAATGATGAACTCACGAACTAATGGTTTTGGCCATGTTGTTAAACGTCGTTATGTTATTGGTTCTTATACTTTAACAAAAAATAACCAAACATTATTATTTTTAAAAGCAAAAAGAGTAAGACGTTTAATTGTCAATGCTTTAAATAATGTTTTTACAAAATATGACATTTTATTATTACCAGCTGCATCAACAGTTGCTCCAAAAATTACCACTATTAAGGGTCAAATTTTAACAGAGGCAGAATTAGAAAATTATGTTGATGATTTATTAGTATTGGGTAATTTAATGGGTAATCCATCATTAACTGTTCCACTTGCTTTTGTTGATAAAATGCCAATTGGAATAAATGTTAATGCTGCGCCTTTTGCTGATCAGAAAGTCTTTAATGCTAGTTTATTAATTGAGGAGATTGCTGGAATTAAAAATAAAGTGGCACCAGAAGGAGGAAACAATCATGGTTAA
- a CDS encoding aspartyl/glutamyl-tRNA amidotransferase subunit B has protein sequence MVNFEVVIGIENHVELKTKTKMFSSGAVSYGAQPNSMVNPMDAGYPGVMPTVNKKGVELALIACQALNLTIDPIVQFDRKNYYYPDLAKGFQITQQYYPIGKNGYLTIIDENGKPFKVEIERLHIEEDTAKQLHEEDWTLLDYNRAGIGLIEIVTRPVLRSAFQVRQYLETLREILVYTKVSDAKMNEGSLRCDVNISLRPVGAKTFGDKVELKNLNSIANVEKAIEYEIKRQSELFLIGKRIEQETRRFDEKTKTTVLMRHKTDAIDYKYFSEPNIFPIKLDPNWMAKVLKNMPELPAVKRERYLSKLKLKPDDIEIILQDYTLMNFFEAAIKLSPHYEMIAHYLIGDISAYLNQKGLTITETALTPQNLVEMIMLINQNVISNKQAKTVLQRILNEDCPPTKIVTELGLKQISDPVEIKAIIEPVFNANIAMLEQYEQRPERVIKFFMGELMKLTKGQVAPEIGQQVVIELIMAKEGK, from the coding sequence ATGGTTAATTTTGAAGTAGTAATTGGGATTGAAAATCATGTTGAATTAAAAACAAAGACAAAAATGTTTTCTTCTGGAGCAGTTAGTTATGGAGCTCAGCCCAATAGTATGGTTAATCCGATGGATGCTGGATATCCGGGAGTAATGCCAACAGTTAATAAAAAAGGGGTTGAGTTAGCATTAATTGCTTGCCAAGCACTTAATTTAACAATTGATCCAATTGTTCAATTTGATCGTAAAAATTATTATTATCCTGATTTAGCCAAGGGTTTTCAAATTACGCAGCAATATTATCCAATTGGTAAAAATGGCTATTTAACCATTATTGATGAAAATGGTAAACCTTTTAAAGTAGAAATTGAACGATTACATATCGAAGAAGATACTGCCAAACAGTTACATGAGGAAGATTGAACATTATTAGATTATAATCGCGCTGGAATTGGTTTAATTGAAATCGTAACCCGTCCCGTGTTACGGTCAGCATTTCAAGTTCGTCAATATTTAGAAACTTTACGTGAGATTTTAGTTTATACCAAAGTTAGTGATGCTAAAATGAATGAGGGTTCATTACGATGTGATGTTAATATTTCGTTACGGCCAGTTGGTGCGAAAACATTTGGTGATAAGGTTGAATTAAAAAACCTTAATTCAATTGCAAATGTTGAAAAGGCAATTGAATATGAAATTAAAAGACAAAGTGAACTTTTTTTAATAGGAAAAAGAATTGAACAAGAAACACGACGATTTGATGAAAAAACAAAAACAACAGTTTTAATGCGTCATAAAACTGATGCAATTGATTATAAGTATTTTTCTGAGCCAAATATTTTTCCAATTAAATTAGATCCAAATTGAATGGCAAAAGTTCTTAAAAATATGCCAGAATTACCAGCTGTCAAGCGGGAACGTTATTTATCAAAATTAAAGTTAAAGCCAGACGATATTGAAATTATTTTACAAGATTATACTTTAATGAATTTTTTTGAAGCAGCAATTAAGTTATCACCACATTATGAAATGATTGCGCATTATTTAATTGGTGATATTAGTGCTTATTTAAACCAAAAGGGATTAACAATAACTGAAACAGCATTAACACCACAAAATTTAGTTGAAATGATTATGTTAATTAATCAAAATGTAATTTCAAATAAGCAGGCTAAAACAGTGCTCCAACGAATTTTAAATGAAGATTGTCCTCCAACTAAAATTGTTACTGAATTAGGATTAAAACAAATTAGTGATCCAGTTGAGATTAAAGCAATTATTGAGCCAGTTTTTAATGCTAATATAGCAATGTTAGAACAATATGAACAACGACCAGAACGAGTAATTAAGTTTTTTATGGGTGAATTAATGAAATTAACAAAAGGACAGGTTGCACCAGAAATTGGTCAACAAGTAGTTATTGAATTAATTATGGCAAAAGAAGGAAAATAA
- a CDS encoding NAD-dependent DNA ligase, with product MAFQKTNNPPTLQQESKNNKIKEDIMTFEQAKKRSLVLKEQLEKWNYEYYVNDNPSVSDQEYDRAMQELIAIEQQYSELITIDSPTQRVSGQISEKFNKYVHTSPMLSLGNAFNYDDLIHFDEQIKELTGLPEIEYTCELKIDGLSISLVYDNHLLVMGATRGDGLTGEDVTINIKQIKSIPLRIDQPTLIVRGEVYLSVEEFNKINEERVKNGESEFANPRNAAAGTLRQLDSTIVAKRKLNAFLYYYVNALQDGIQSQYEALQRLEQLKFKTNPEYRYCSNIAAVWAYIQEYEPKRHQLGYEIDGIVIKVNNLNLYNRIGYTAKNPKWAIAYKFPAEVVVTKLLNIFPSVGRTGRITYNAVLEPIRIAGTIVRAATLHNADFITERDIRIGDNVQVKKAGDIIPEVINYVAARRQKNAQKWQEATHCPECNSLLERVEGEVDQYCINSVCPKKITRGLEHYCSRNAMNIEGISEKIIERLFKLEYLKSFSDLYQLEQYRAEIIELENFGEKSFENMITSINNSKNNSLERLLFALGIRHVGQKTAKLLARQFKTIDNLAAMNIEQLSIINDIGPIVAASVVDYFAIPANQQELALLRQNGVKMEYFATNQHLAQKFENYRFVITGVLSKSREYFKELIESYGGQVSESVSAKTTYLLAGTDAGNKLVKAQKLNVKIINEEEFQQLLNKED from the coding sequence ATGGCATTTCAAAAAACCAACAATCCCCCCACATTACAACAAGAATCTAAAAATAATAAAATAAAGGAGGATATTATGACTTTTGAGCAAGCAAAAAAACGTAGTTTAGTGTTAAAAGAACAATTAGAAAAATGAAATTATGAATATTATGTTAATGATAACCCTAGTGTTAGTGACCAAGAATATGATCGAGCAATGCAAGAATTAATTGCAATTGAACAGCAATATAGTGAATTAATTACAATTGATTCACCAACGCAACGTGTTTCTGGCCAAATTAGTGAAAAGTTTAATAAATATGTTCATACAAGTCCAATGCTAAGTTTAGGAAACGCGTTTAATTATGATGATTTAATTCATTTTGATGAGCAAATTAAAGAATTAACTGGTTTGCCAGAAATTGAATATACTTGTGAATTAAAAATTGATGGATTATCAATTTCATTAGTTTATGATAATCATCTTTTAGTGATGGGGGCAACTCGGGGCGATGGTCTTACCGGTGAAGATGTTACTATTAATATTAAACAAATTAAATCAATTCCCCTTCGAATTGACCAACCAACTTTAATTGTTCGGGGAGAAGTTTATTTATCAGTTGAAGAGTTTAATAAGATTAATGAAGAACGTGTTAAAAATGGTGAATCTGAATTTGCTAATCCTCGAAATGCAGCAGCAGGCACTTTACGTCAATTAGATTCAACAATTGTTGCAAAACGAAAGTTAAATGCATTTTTATATTATTATGTTAATGCTTTACAGGATGGGATTCAATCACAATACGAAGCATTACAAAGATTAGAACAATTGAAATTTAAAACAAATCCTGAATATCGTTATTGCTCAAATATTGCGGCAGTGTGAGCATATATTCAAGAATATGAGCCAAAACGTCATCAGTTAGGTTATGAAATTGATGGAATTGTGATTAAAGTTAATAACTTAAATTTATATAATCGTATTGGTTATACTGCTAAAAATCCAAAATGAGCAATCGCTTATAAATTTCCAGCGGAAGTTGTGGTTACTAAATTGCTTAATATTTTTCCTTCCGTTGGGAGAACGGGGCGCATTACTTATAATGCTGTTCTTGAACCAATTCGTATTGCAGGAACAATCGTACGAGCTGCAACATTACATAATGCTGATTTTATTACTGAACGTGATATTCGGATTGGTGATAATGTCCAAGTTAAAAAAGCGGGAGATATTATTCCAGAAGTAATTAATTATGTTGCAGCTCGTCGCCAAAAAAATGCTCAGAAGTGACAAGAAGCAACGCATTGCCCAGAATGTAATTCTTTATTAGAACGTGTTGAAGGGGAGGTTGACCAGTATTGCATTAATTCTGTTTGTCCCAAAAAAATTACACGTGGATTAGAACATTATTGTTCACGAAATGCGATGAATATTGAAGGAATTAGTGAAAAAATTATTGAACGATTATTTAAATTAGAATATTTAAAAAGTTTTAGTGATTTATATCAATTAGAACAATACCGCGCTGAAATTATTGAATTAGAAAATTTTGGTGAAAAATCGTTTGAAAATATGATTACTTCAATTAATAATTCAAAAAATAATTCCTTAGAACGACTATTATTTGCGTTAGGAATTCGTCATGTTGGTCAAAAAACAGCAAAATTATTAGCACGACAATTTAAAACAATTGATAATTTAGCTGCTATGAATATTGAACAATTATCAATTATTAATGATATTGGTCCAATTGTAGCAGCTAGTGTTGTGGATTATTTTGCAATTCCAGCTAACCAACAAGAACTGGCTTTATTACGCCAAAATGGGGTTAAAATGGAGTATTTTGCTACTAATCAGCATTTAGCACAGAAGTTTGAAAATTATCGGTTTGTGATTACTGGAGTCTTATCAAAATCACGAGAATACTTTAAAGAATTAATTGAAAGTTATGGTGGACAAGTTTCTGAAAGTGTTAGTGCAAAAACCACTTATTTACTGGCGGGAACTGATGCTGGTAATAAATTAGTAAAAGCACAAAAATTAAATGTTAAAATTATTAATGAAGAAGAATTTCAACAATTATTAAATAAGGAGGACTAA
- a CDS encoding putative glutamyl-tRNA(gln) amidotransferase subunit C: protein MARITKEVLQMLAHDIMLDLQDEELTNLSQEFDVILKQMDLVQKINTTNVHSMHFPFDLTVDYLREDDEIDVAPQAEILAAAPKKIDDYIVINKVVK, encoded by the coding sequence ATGGCACGAATTACAAAAGAAGTGCTACAGATGTTAGCACATGATATTATGCTAGATTTACAAGATGAGGAACTAACTAATTTAAGTCAAGAATTTGATGTTATTTTAAAGCAAATGGATTTAGTACAAAAAATTAATACAACTAATGTTCATTCAATGCATTTTCCATTTGACTTAACAGTTGACTATTTGCGTGAGGATGATGAAATTGATGTTGCTCCACAAGCTGAAATTTTAGCGGCAGCACCAAAAAAAATAGATGATTATATTGTAATTAATAAGGTGGTTAAATAA